A window of the Halolamina sp. CBA1230 genome harbors these coding sequences:
- a CDS encoding RNA-guided endonuclease TnpB family protein has product MVEVRRTAVVKLDIGDSDATLLHETIEEYLWACNYVVQDAWKDDYKPTSKTELHDRTYSDVREQTRLQANLVQSARNKAAEAIKGVVARWQNGKMASQPNFTTPSVRYDKRSATFHDDRVSLSTVDGRVEAGYVLPPEGDNPQTEYLRNDDYEVTGATLQYRDETDTFYLHIGTKAEVESEIPNDGDAGNSTVLGVDLGIEQIAVTSTGQFWSGGYLNHRRQEYERVRGDLQQTGTESAHRTIKQMGDRETRWVEDYLHRISKAIVQEAVAHGCDIIAFEELTDIRDRMPNAKKFHAWAFRQLYDYVAYKAEVEGIETTQVDPAYTSQRCSRCGTTLRENRPSQAKFCCQKCGYEVNPDYNAAKNIGMKMLRAGQKSPHGGATRHLALKSGTLNVNGEYSPADQ; this is encoded by the coding sequence ATGGTGGAGGTGCGTCGCACGGCCGTCGTCAAACTCGACATCGGCGACAGCGACGCGACTCTCCTCCACGAAACCATTGAGGAGTATCTGTGGGCGTGCAACTACGTCGTCCAAGACGCGTGGAAAGACGACTACAAGCCCACATCGAAAACCGAACTGCACGACCGGACGTACTCCGACGTGCGTGAACAAACACGGCTTCAAGCGAACCTCGTGCAATCCGCACGCAACAAGGCCGCCGAAGCTATCAAAGGCGTCGTCGCTCGCTGGCAGAACGGAAAGATGGCGTCGCAGCCGAACTTCACGACACCCTCGGTTCGCTACGACAAACGGAGTGCGACGTTCCACGATGACCGCGTCTCCCTTTCCACGGTTGACGGGCGTGTCGAAGCCGGGTACGTCCTCCCACCGGAGGGCGACAATCCGCAGACTGAGTACCTCCGAAACGATGACTACGAGGTGACGGGTGCGACGCTTCAGTACCGTGACGAGACGGACACCTTCTACCTCCACATCGGCACAAAGGCTGAGGTGGAGTCCGAGATACCGAACGACGGCGACGCCGGGAACAGTACAGTCCTCGGCGTTGACCTCGGTATCGAACAGATTGCCGTCACGTCAACCGGACAGTTCTGGAGCGGGGGCTACCTCAATCACCGTCGCCAGGAGTACGAACGCGTGCGCGGCGACCTGCAACAGACGGGAACGGAGTCGGCCCATCGAACGATCAAGCAGATGGGCGACCGAGAGACGCGATGGGTTGAGGACTACCTGCATCGAATCTCGAAAGCCATCGTTCAGGAAGCCGTTGCACACGGGTGCGATATAATCGCGTTCGAGGAGTTGACGGACATCCGAGATCGGATGCCGAATGCGAAGAAGTTCCATGCGTGGGCGTTCCGGCAACTGTACGACTACGTGGCGTACAAGGCGGAAGTGGAGGGTATCGAAACCACGCAGGTCGATCCGGCGTACACGTCCCAACGATGTTCACGGTGTGGAACGACACTCCGTGAGAATCGTCCGTCGCAAGCGAAGTTCTGCTGCCAGAAGTGCGGGTACGAGGTCAACCCGGACTACAACGCGGCGAAGAACATCGGGATGAAGATGCTCCGTGCGGGGCAAAAGTCTCCGCACGGAGGGGCGACACGTCACCTCGCCCTGAAGTCGGGGACGTTGAACGTGAACGGCGAGTATTCGCCTGCCGACCAGTAG
- a CDS encoding type I restriction enzyme HsdR N-terminal domain-containing protein, translating into MVLREELTEYSERSARLIADSPQMDEENTKRKIIEPLIDLLGWDILSMDVELEYSVQMGSGTKKVDYALKIEDTPVVFIEAKGADTELTSGHEDQLRSYMRQVGVDWGLLSNGREFKIFRRDYDSNRPNEISLAEFSLDEIAGKQQPLTALSRNSLESGESRQIAEKIESVQRAVRTLREEKEGLSEDVTRVVTDEIGEAVLQKVEDEAKNFVDNLISSLEEQAHETAVERKATPSPSETESGYEIRITKGGSEIERVVGETQAEAMAELVDYLIENEGLLEVIEIPYVPGTGRGSRALVNEKPVHIDGDEMRQYQRLSQEYYLFTSLSAKDKKRYALELPEKVGLECEFVNW; encoded by the coding sequence ATGGTCCTTCGTGAAGAGCTGACAGAGTATTCGGAGCGTTCTGCGAGGTTGATAGCTGACTCTCCACAGATGGACGAGGAGAATACAAAGCGCAAGATCATCGAACCCCTCATTGACCTTCTCGGCTGGGACATTCTCTCAATGGACGTTGAGCTGGAGTACTCTGTCCAGATGGGGTCAGGAACGAAGAAGGTTGATTACGCGCTCAAGATAGAGGATACGCCTGTTGTCTTCATTGAGGCGAAAGGCGCGGATACTGAACTTACCAGCGGTCACGAAGACCAGCTACGGAGTTATATGCGGCAAGTAGGTGTCGATTGGGGGCTCCTTTCGAATGGGCGGGAATTCAAGATCTTCAGACGGGACTACGACAGCAATCGCCCCAATGAGATTTCACTCGCAGAGTTTTCTCTTGATGAGATTGCGGGGAAGCAGCAACCGTTGACTGCTCTCTCTCGAAACTCTCTCGAATCGGGGGAATCGAGACAGATCGCGGAGAAAATCGAGTCCGTCCAGCGAGCAGTCCGAACGCTACGAGAGGAGAAAGAGGGTCTCTCTGAGGATGTTACTAGAGTCGTTACCGATGAAATCGGCGAGGCCGTCTTGCAGAAAGTCGAAGATGAGGCAAAGAATTTCGTTGATAATCTGATTTCCTCATTAGAGGAGCAGGCCCACGAGACCGCGGTTGAGCGGAAAGCCACCCCATCGCCTTCAGAAACAGAGTCTGGGTACGAGATTCGGATAACCAAGGGTGGCTCTGAAATAGAGCGGGTGGTTGGGGAGACTCAAGCCGAGGCAATGGCGGAACTCGTAGATTACCTGATCGAGAACGAGGGCCTCTTGGAGGTGATCGAAATTCCATATGTTCCCGGAACAGGCAGAGGAAGTCGTGCGTTGGTGAACGAGAAGCCGGTTCACATCGATGGCGATGAAATGCGGCAGTATCAACGGCTCTCTCAAGAGTACTACCTCTTCACCTCGCTCAGCGCTAAAGATAAGAAGCGATATGCCCTGGAACTTCCTGAGAAGGTCGGCTTGGAATGTGAATTCGTCAATTGGTGA
- a CDS encoding tyrosine-type recombinase/integrase — MPATRDRALTERDFERLVEATYRLDGWRESLEARAVILIGGRLGLRPGELTHLSSEWIDWQREMIRIPAHDPCAKGRDGELCGYCRQVVQQQLADSTANVDELEAQYWRPKTEAGSRDVPFHFSARLGAALEFLDEEHGGWPYSFSTLQRRLLAALEVAPDLSVEATSPHGLRATAASYHAGRGLDMAALRAMFGWEDLETAEQYLNVDGAMTRRALSSTH; from the coding sequence ATGCCTGCGACTCGTGATCGAGCACTGACGGAGCGCGATTTCGAACGATTAGTTGAGGCGACGTATCGACTGGATGGGTGGCGTGAATCGTTGGAGGCGCGTGCGGTAATTCTCATTGGTGGTCGGCTTGGACTCCGTCCTGGTGAGTTGACGCACCTTTCGTCGGAGTGGATTGACTGGCAGCGAGAGATGATTCGGATCCCGGCTCACGATCCGTGTGCGAAAGGCCGTGACGGGGAATTGTGCGGGTACTGTCGGCAGGTCGTGCAACAGCAGCTAGCGGATTCAACGGCGAACGTGGACGAACTGGAGGCACAGTACTGGCGGCCGAAAACGGAGGCCGGGTCTCGTGACGTGCCGTTCCATTTCTCGGCGCGTCTCGGGGCGGCGTTAGAGTTCCTTGATGAGGAGCACGGTGGTTGGCCGTACTCGTTTTCGACGTTGCAACGACGGCTCCTGGCGGCCTTAGAGGTAGCTCCTGACCTCAGTGTCGAGGCCACATCTCCGCATGGGCTTCGAGCGACAGCAGCGTCGTATCATGCTGGTCGAGGCTTGGATATGGCGGCGCTTCGGGCGATGTTCGGCTGGGAAGATCTCGAAACAGCTGAACAGTACCTCAACGTTGATGGCGCGATGACTCGACGGGCGCTCAGTAGCACGCACTAG
- a CDS encoding tyrosine-type recombinase/integrase has product MSLEPIEPERALELYIADRENSVTQATIYSHRSRLGHFIRWCDNEGITNLNELSGRQLHEFRIWRRMEGDLSPATEKTQMDTLRVFIKWLESIDGVEQDLHTKVLSPNLTGEDNIRDEMLGSERADRILNYLEKYKYASRPHVVLTLMWHTMMRVGEIHALDCADYDPAKQSLEVAHRPDTGTTLKNQGKGERFVALSDHVCKLLDDWLEHTRPSVTDEHGREPLIATSHGRAHTTTLRGDCYRFTRPCVVTGECPHGREIEQCEATAYDGASGCPSVESPHALRRGGITHALQEGWPMKAVRDRATETVLSMHYDSRSEEEKMEQRRDYLDDL; this is encoded by the coding sequence ATGAGTCTCGAACCCATCGAACCCGAACGCGCACTCGAATTATACATCGCTGACCGCGAAAACAGCGTCACCCAAGCAACCATCTACTCTCATCGTTCACGACTGGGTCACTTCATCCGGTGGTGCGACAACGAAGGTATCACGAATCTGAACGAGCTGTCTGGACGCCAGCTTCACGAGTTCAGAATTTGGCGGCGAATGGAGGGTGACCTCTCGCCGGCAACTGAGAAGACCCAGATGGATACACTGCGGGTGTTCATCAAGTGGCTGGAGTCGATTGATGGTGTGGAACAGGATCTACACACGAAGGTTCTGTCACCGAACTTGACCGGCGAAGACAACATCCGCGATGAGATGCTGGGTTCCGAACGGGCAGATCGGATACTGAACTACTTGGAGAAGTACAAATACGCGTCGCGGCCACACGTCGTTCTCACGCTGATGTGGCATACGATGATGCGAGTGGGTGAAATTCACGCACTGGACTGCGCTGATTACGATCCTGCCAAGCAGTCGTTGGAGGTGGCCCACCGTCCCGACACGGGGACGACGCTGAAGAATCAAGGTAAAGGGGAACGCTTTGTTGCCCTTTCAGACCACGTCTGTAAGTTGCTGGATGATTGGTTGGAGCATACTCGACCGTCGGTGACTGACGAGCACGGCCGGGAACCGTTAATTGCGACATCCCATGGGCGTGCTCATACGACAACGCTGCGCGGTGACTGCTATCGGTTCACGAGGCCTTGCGTCGTAACTGGGGAGTGTCCGCATGGTCGTGAGATCGAACAGTGTGAAGCAACAGCGTACGATGGAGCTTCTGGATGCCCGTCTGTGGAGAGCCCCCACGCACTTCGCAGGGGAGGTATCACTCACGCGCTTCAGGAAGGATGGCCGATGAAGGCGGTCAGAGATCGCGCGACAGAAACAGTACTCTCGATGCACTATGATTCGCGCTCAGAGGAAGAGAAAATGGAACAGCGGAGGGATTACTTAGACGATCTCTGA
- a CDS encoding Eco57I restriction-modification methylase domain-containing protein: MSQTTITAGPYRNSDLFSGYYLEERIDDLDAWDCDAEAEAVFEKLQALWEDEGGLVAGYNEDTLLGSWIDPVLDTLGYDTIQETSLPDTGGYIDRVLYGDAADRRDAMAMKQDGQLAGAFGRSAALLEAKQWDTDFTQRFSEQRSYRDASHQVKYYLEHTPESLQWGILTDGKKWRLYGTKDYATETYYEVDLPEILASGNLEEFKYFYLFFRPEAFREAGGSTFLETVWSESETAAQELGEDLQDNVFTALRVLGEGFVETNDLDIDPGDEEALAELKEQSLVLLYRLMFVLYAESRHLIDPEDPQARTEYRENFSLDEIRLDIHDRIESGETFDDAYSEYSHSIWSQLQDLFRLVDSGEESLGVSAYNGGLFDREQHEFLAENEVADRYIAEVIYRLGTTETADGSFALADYADLDTRHLGTIYEGLLEHEFRIAPEDYAAVAEDGGQVWKPATAIDDDERVETVGEGELYVVNDEGERKATGAYYTPDYVVSYIVEETVDPLLDELEADLDEQGLERGTQEYVVAFWKGVTDLRVLDPAMGSGHFLTSATEYLASAVMERVRELETSTLFNEQTIRREISRECIYGVDLNGMAVELAKLSMWLETLATDQPLAFLDHHLKAGNSLVGSDISEILGTDEPSGTEQATLFDDFSRTRRQALEHVMDLVEDLLAVDNETVADAKRMEDLYEEIRKDDLYERLFGMANVHTAERFDLGVPDGAYKQMANAIDDEDDWAEIEAEDWYTTAQVMAEEEQFFHWELEYPEVFFGEDGERKDGAGFDAVVGNPPYVKIQNIRQTNPKLAEYAVENYETSTGRFDLYSLFVEAGAGIAKDHNLGYILPNKFFESQAGQGLRSYLGEGQMVRRIIDFGQQQVFSTATTYTCLLFLGKHEDLLYSEVRDSDFQTQSLDHLEFAEIPRNELDDDGWVLTGPMERQALSKMRSSAEALGEVTEHISEGIVSGDNEVFFLEIEGQSDEQYTVRSQANGETYQLESDTVRPLIDGDEVERYGSMDTDLAVVYPYELGQEGTSEIPEARLEEDYPKTYEYLSEFKQRLSDRGTASMNYPTWYSLWCPRTKELFESPKLVVPDICQRSEFASDADGGTYIPNSAYGVQPKENDERHRYYLLAVLNSSPTWFFIYHTSPVLRGDFRRFMTSYLSKVPVPQFSAPDQDEAEFESAYRSSMEESGITIPDDSHGYLSYLAAENEELHQGRGSLNLSLLDHLGTYEDGQTLADIGLTQPPENAADSILQQTAEQKPNLWVGDAEVVRESSSTVEIRLTARYKPEDEDAHETDQWGYTETDLLPALRITDLTETEADLIAAFVPVAVDEADGFAGFRETATKTNSLVDRLRALTLPRVDDVADGLKQYRETKARADELDEKIQRTDDLIDEIVYELYGLTEEEIDIVEQSVQ; this comes from the coding sequence ATGAGCCAAACAACGATTACTGCAGGGCCGTACCGTAATTCGGATCTCTTCTCAGGCTATTACTTAGAGGAGCGCATCGACGATTTGGACGCGTGGGACTGCGACGCCGAGGCTGAGGCGGTCTTCGAGAAACTACAGGCACTCTGGGAGGACGAGGGTGGTCTCGTCGCGGGGTACAACGAGGATACACTGCTCGGGTCGTGGATCGACCCGGTTCTCGACACGTTGGGGTACGACACGATTCAAGAAACGTCGCTGCCTGACACGGGCGGGTACATCGACCGCGTGCTGTACGGCGACGCCGCGGACCGCCGGGACGCGATGGCGATGAAGCAGGACGGACAACTTGCCGGGGCGTTCGGTCGCTCGGCCGCGCTACTCGAAGCCAAGCAGTGGGACACGGACTTCACGCAGCGATTCAGCGAGCAGCGGTCGTACCGCGACGCGTCCCATCAGGTGAAGTACTACCTCGAACACACGCCGGAGTCGCTCCAGTGGGGGATCCTCACCGACGGGAAGAAGTGGCGGCTCTACGGCACGAAAGACTACGCGACCGAGACGTACTACGAGGTGGATCTGCCGGAGATCCTCGCGTCCGGCAATCTAGAGGAGTTCAAGTACTTCTACCTCTTCTTCCGACCCGAGGCGTTCCGGGAGGCCGGCGGGAGTACGTTCCTCGAGACGGTCTGGTCCGAGAGCGAGACGGCCGCGCAGGAGCTCGGTGAGGACCTGCAGGACAACGTCTTCACCGCGCTGCGGGTGCTCGGCGAGGGGTTCGTCGAGACGAATGATCTGGATATCGACCCCGGCGACGAGGAGGCGCTGGCGGAGCTGAAAGAGCAGTCGCTCGTGTTGCTGTATCGGTTGATGTTCGTGCTCTACGCGGAGTCACGGCATCTGATTGACCCGGAGGACCCGCAAGCGCGGACGGAGTACCGCGAGAACTTCAGTCTCGATGAGATCCGGCTGGACATCCACGACCGCATCGAGAGCGGGGAGACGTTCGATGACGCCTACAGCGAGTACTCCCACTCTATCTGGAGCCAGCTACAGGACCTGTTCCGGCTCGTTGACTCCGGGGAGGAGTCGCTTGGCGTCTCAGCGTACAACGGCGGGCTGTTCGACCGCGAGCAGCACGAGTTCCTTGCGGAGAACGAGGTTGCGGATCGCTACATCGCGGAGGTGATCTACCGTCTCGGGACGACCGAGACGGCGGACGGATCGTTCGCGCTGGCCGATTACGCCGACCTGGACACTCGCCACCTCGGGACGATCTACGAGGGGCTGCTGGAACACGAGTTCCGCATCGCGCCAGAAGATTACGCGGCTGTCGCCGAAGACGGGGGGCAGGTTTGGAAGCCGGCGACGGCGATCGACGACGACGAGCGCGTCGAGACTGTTGGGGAAGGTGAACTGTACGTCGTCAACGACGAGGGCGAGCGGAAGGCGACGGGAGCGTACTACACGCCGGATTATGTGGTCAGCTACATCGTTGAGGAGACGGTCGATCCACTCCTCGACGAACTCGAAGCGGACCTTGACGAGCAGGGACTTGAACGCGGCACGCAGGAGTATGTTGTGGCGTTCTGGAAGGGCGTCACGGACCTCCGGGTGCTTGACCCGGCGATGGGTTCGGGCCACTTTCTGACCAGCGCGACGGAGTACCTTGCCAGCGCGGTGATGGAGCGCGTCCGCGAACTGGAGACGTCGACGCTGTTCAACGAGCAAACCATTCGACGCGAGATTTCTCGGGAGTGTATCTACGGTGTCGATCTGAACGGGATGGCGGTCGAGTTGGCGAAGCTCTCCATGTGGCTGGAGACGCTCGCTACCGACCAGCCACTGGCCTTCCTTGATCACCACTTGAAGGCCGGGAATTCGCTCGTCGGCAGCGACATCTCGGAGATCCTGGGTACGGACGAGCCCAGCGGCACGGAGCAGGCCACTCTGTTCGACGACTTCAGCCGTACGCGCCGGCAGGCGCTCGAACACGTGATGGACCTCGTTGAGGATCTTTTAGCGGTCGACAACGAGACTGTTGCCGACGCCAAGCGGATGGAGGATCTCTACGAGGAGATCCGGAAGGACGACCTTTACGAGCGCCTCTTCGGGATGGCGAATGTCCACACAGCCGAGCGATTCGACCTCGGCGTGCCCGACGGCGCGTACAAGCAGATGGCTAACGCCATCGACGACGAGGATGACTGGGCCGAGATCGAGGCTGAGGACTGGTACACGACGGCGCAGGTGATGGCTGAGGAGGAACAGTTCTTCCATTGGGAACTGGAATACCCCGAGGTGTTCTTCGGCGAGGACGGGGAGCGAAAGGACGGGGCTGGGTTCGATGCGGTGGTTGGGAATCCGCCGTACGTGAAGATACAGAATATTCGACAGACGAACCCCAAACTGGCAGAATATGCGGTCGAAAACTACGAAACTTCAACAGGGCGATTCGACCTTTACTCTCTGTTCGTTGAGGCGGGCGCAGGAATCGCAAAAGATCACAATCTAGGATACATCCTACCGAACAAATTCTTCGAATCACAGGCCGGGCAGGGTCTCAGATCCTATCTCGGTGAGGGGCAGATGGTGCGGCGCATCATCGATTTCGGACAACAACAGGTCTTCTCTACCGCTACGACCTACACGTGCTTGCTCTTCTTGGGAAAACATGAGGATCTTCTGTACTCAGAGGTTCGAGACTCTGACTTCCAGACTCAGTCGTTGGACCACCTCGAGTTCGCCGAAATCCCTCGTAATGAATTGGACGATGACGGTTGGGTGCTTACTGGTCCGATGGAGAGGCAGGCCCTTTCGAAAATGCGGTCGTCCGCTGAAGCGCTGGGCGAGGTAACGGAGCACATCTCGGAAGGGATCGTCTCTGGGGATAACGAAGTTTTCTTCCTCGAAATTGAAGGTCAAAGCGACGAGCAATACACGGTTCGTAGTCAAGCGAACGGGGAAACGTATCAACTTGAATCAGATACAGTACGACCGCTGATTGACGGTGATGAGGTTGAAAGGTACGGTAGCATGGATACGGACCTCGCAGTGGTCTACCCGTACGAACTGGGACAGGAGGGAACTAGTGAAATTCCGGAAGCGCGGCTAGAAGAAGACTATCCGAAAACGTACGAATATCTTTCAGAGTTCAAGCAGCGCCTTTCCGACCGAGGTACTGCATCGATGAATTATCCGACGTGGTATTCTCTGTGGTGTCCACGAACCAAGGAGTTATTCGAATCTCCCAAATTGGTTGTTCCGGACATCTGTCAGCGGTCGGAATTTGCTTCTGATGCGGATGGGGGAACATACATTCCGAATAGTGCCTATGGGGTTCAACCGAAGGAGAATGACGAACGTCACCGCTACTACCTCCTTGCTGTCCTGAATAGCTCTCCGACGTGGTTCTTTATTTATCACACCAGTCCGGTTCTACGGGGAGACTTCCGTCGGTTCATGACCTCGTACCTGTCGAAGGTTCCCGTTCCTCAGTTCTCGGCACCCGATCAGGACGAGGCTGAATTTGAGTCTGCATATCGATCGAGTATGGAAGAATCGGGAATCACGATCCCGGATGACTCCCATGGGTACCTCTCGTACCTCGCTGCGGAGAACGAAGAGCTACATCAGGGGCGTGGCTCGCTCAACCTCTCTCTCCTCGACCACCTCGGCACCTACGAGGACGGCCAGACCCTCGCCGATATCGGCCTCACCCAACCCCCGGAGAACGCCGCCGACTCCATCCTCCAGCAGACCGCCGAACAGAAACCGAATCTCTGGGTCGGCGACGCCGAGGTCGTCCGCGAGTCGTCGTCGACGGTGGAGATCCGCCTGACGGCGCGCTACAAACCCGAAGACGAGGACGCCCACGAGACCGACCAGTGGGGGTACACCGAGACCGACCTCCTGCCGGCGCTGCGGATCACCGACCTCACCGAAACCGAGGCAGACCTGATCGCGGCGTTCGTCCCCGTCGCCGTCGATGAGGCCGACGGGTTCGCGGGGTTCCGCGAGACGGCGACCAAGACCAACTCGCTGGTGGACCGCCTGCGCGCGCTGACGCTCCCGCGCGTCGACGACGTCGCCGATGGGCTGAAACAGTACCGCGAGACGAAAGCCCGCGCTGACGAACTCGATGAGAAGATCCAGCGCACCGACGACCTGATCGACGAGATCGTCTACGAGTTGTACGGGTTGACGGAGGAGGAGATCGACATCGTCGAACAAAGCGTCCAATAG
- a CDS encoding DUF4268 domain-containing protein, which yields MDRNIAQIQEHELRSIWEHEERDFTRWLTENIQTLGSTLGIELEDARAEESIGDFSSDIVAREMNTGDTVVIENQYGKTDHDHLGKLLTYSSGKDAGFSIWLSEEFRPEHRSVLEWLNESGPRDAKFFAIKPRVVSIAGSEQRGFEFDVVVEPNEWERELGGSESLTESEQAYKSFFTDLVEAYSEHRPGWSKLKPGTRSYLTFGAGKGGVSFGWVFHQGPEFCVELYMSRSTKEENEAIFESLRGSKDEIESNLRTELVWEQLPDKQACRIKWPQEIDARITELTSGQRADLIEWGVETMGNFQDEFEPRVSAIELSHP from the coding sequence ATGGATCGGAATATCGCGCAGATACAAGAACACGAGCTCCGTTCAATCTGGGAGCATGAGGAACGGGATTTCACCCGATGGTTAACTGAGAACATTCAGACATTGGGCTCGACGTTGGGAATTGAACTGGAAGATGCAAGGGCCGAAGAGTCGATCGGCGACTTTTCCTCTGATATCGTTGCTCGGGAGATGAACACTGGTGATACAGTCGTTATCGAAAACCAGTATGGAAAAACGGACCACGACCACCTTGGGAAGTTGCTCACGTACTCATCTGGGAAGGATGCCGGGTTCTCCATTTGGCTATCTGAGGAATTCCGGCCTGAGCATCGGAGTGTTCTCGAGTGGCTTAATGAGAGCGGCCCACGAGATGCGAAATTCTTCGCGATCAAACCGAGAGTCGTGAGTATAGCTGGGTCAGAACAGCGTGGGTTTGAGTTTGACGTCGTGGTTGAACCCAATGAATGGGAACGTGAACTCGGCGGGAGTGAGTCACTGACAGAATCAGAACAGGCCTATAAGAGCTTCTTCACTGATCTCGTTGAAGCATACTCCGAGCATCGCCCGGGCTGGAGTAAGCTAAAACCTGGGACTCGCAGTTATTTGACGTTCGGAGCTGGGAAAGGCGGCGTCAGTTTCGGCTGGGTCTTCCATCAAGGCCCCGAGTTTTGCGTCGAACTCTATATGTCGAGGTCAACGAAAGAAGAGAACGAAGCGATATTTGAGTCGCTCAGAGGCTCGAAAGATGAGATCGAGTCGAATCTGAGAACCGAGTTAGTCTGGGAGCAGTTACCCGACAAACAGGCTTGTCGGATCAAATGGCCACAGGAGATTGATGCTCGAATTACTGAATTGACGAGTGGTCAGCGCGCTGATTTGATAGAATGGGGCGTCGAAACGATGGGCAACTTCCAGGATGAGTTTGAACCCCGCGTTTCCGCCATCGAGCTCAGTCACCCCTGA
- a CDS encoding 2,3-butanediol dehydrogenase, which translates to MKAAVYHGQEDVRVESIDEPNAPAADEVRVDVEACGICGSDLHEYTAGPIFVPDEDNPHPVTGETLPIPMGHEFAGNVTAVGDDVDSVSVGDRVAVNPIIYCGECQYCTAGQYHLCESGGFVGLSGDGGGLSETVVAPEEKAIPLPDGVSTEHGALVEPYSVGFHAVKTSAFTAGDTVAVYGTGPIGLTIIQVLQAVGAGTIYAVEPQDSRRELAAEVGADETLDPTGTDAVAHITEETDGGVDVAFEAAGIEQTVQDAITSTAPAGNITVVSIFEDSVELHPNEFVMGERTLTGTLAYKGGPQSAEDFGAIIDMFESGALDPEALISSRINLENVVEDGFEALLDPERDEVKVLVDI; encoded by the coding sequence ATGAAAGCGGCTGTGTACCACGGACAGGAAGACGTTCGTGTCGAATCGATAGACGAACCGAATGCACCGGCCGCCGACGAAGTCCGAGTCGACGTGGAAGCCTGTGGCATCTGCGGGTCGGACCTCCACGAGTACACGGCCGGCCCCATTTTCGTTCCCGACGAGGACAACCCGCACCCCGTGACCGGCGAGACACTCCCGATTCCGATGGGTCACGAGTTCGCTGGGAACGTGACGGCCGTCGGCGATGACGTCGATAGCGTCTCCGTCGGCGACCGCGTCGCCGTCAACCCGATCATCTACTGTGGAGAGTGCCAGTACTGCACCGCTGGCCAGTACCACCTTTGTGAATCTGGCGGGTTCGTCGGACTCTCCGGCGACGGCGGCGGCCTCTCCGAAACCGTCGTCGCCCCCGAGGAGAAAGCCATTCCGCTGCCTGACGGCGTATCCACCGAACACGGCGCGCTCGTCGAACCGTACAGCGTCGGATTTCACGCCGTCAAGACGAGCGCGTTCACGGCCGGCGACACCGTCGCCGTCTACGGTACCGGCCCGATCGGCCTGACTATCATTCAAGTGTTGCAGGCCGTCGGTGCGGGCACGATCTACGCCGTCGAACCACAGGACTCGCGCCGCGAGCTCGCCGCTGAGGTCGGTGCGGACGAGACGCTCGATCCGACCGGAACGGACGCGGTCGCACACATCACCGAGGAGACGGACGGCGGTGTCGACGTGGCGTTCGAGGCCGCCGGAATCGAGCAAACAGTCCAGGACGCGATCACGTCGACCGCGCCAGCCGGTAACATCACGGTCGTCAGCATCTTCGAGGACAGCGTCGAACTCCACCCGAACGAGTTCGTCATGGGCGAGCGCACGCTCACCGGGACGCTCGCGTACAAGGGCGGCCCCCAGTCCGCCGAAGATTTCGGCGCAATCATCGACATGTTCGAATCGGGAGCGCTCGACCCCGAAGCCCTGATCAGTAGTCGTATCAACCTCGAGAACGTCGTCGAGGACGGGTTCGAGGCGCTGCTCGACCCAGAGCGCGATGAAGTAAAGGTTCTCGTCGACATCTAG